In one Lycium barbarum isolate Lr01 chromosome 7, ASM1917538v2, whole genome shotgun sequence genomic region, the following are encoded:
- the LOC132603179 gene encoding uncharacterized protein LOC132603179, with the protein MSSLLTSQGVVFATAMAVSATMILLATLRLQKSQDFSFNPILHHHPRSCISTDGKKKEKKKKKVKFAEDVVEPSGNSEEYRKLRHFNNNKFHHGNASSCSSNLDSNELKKSRKVQEIPANRMALYNGMLKGRVINRVTYSY; encoded by the exons ATGTCTTCTTTGTTGACTTCTCAAGGTGTTGTATTTGCCACAGCCATGGCTGTTTCTGCTACTATGATCCTTTTAGCTACCCTTCGTcttcaaaaatctcaagattttTCCTTTAATCCAATTCTTCATCACCATCCTCGATCTTGCATCTCCACAG atggaaagaagaaggagaaaaagaagaagaaagtgaaATTTGCAGAAGATGTTGTGGAGCCAAGTGGGAATAGTGAAGAATATAGAAAGCTTCGTcattttaataataataaattcCACCATGGAAATGCTTCTTCTTGTTCTTCAAATTTGGATTCAAATGAATTAAAGAAGAGTAGGAAAGTGCAAGAAATACCAGCCAATAGGATGGCCCTCTACAATGGTATGCTCAAGGGTCGGGTCATCAACCGGGTCACTTATTCCTATTGA